Part of the Ascaphus truei isolate aAscTru1 unplaced genomic scaffold, aAscTru1.hap1 HAP1_SCAFFOLD_3405, whole genome shotgun sequence genome, tatctgtcgtctaaatttagcataggttgaactgggtgtcttttttcaacctcatctatgtaactatgCTGGTTTTCTCTTCCACTCTCCTCCGATTTATCTTtgttccctttccttctctccgtCTCCTTTCTGTAATGTCGCCTCTTCTGGTCTTACTCTCTTGTAAATTCTCCCTCTTGCCCTTTGGTCACTCATGTGTATCGttgttccccctcctcctcctctctctgctccctcatttCTCTCCACATTATAACTGCTCTCCCGCTTCACCCACAAAAAACCACAACCGTCCGGAGACTCTCCAGACAATATGTGACATGGTTTCCCAAGATGATTACATCTCGGCAGGTTTGTTTGTGCCGCTGTGCGTCTTGGAGAAAACACCACGTATCAAACTGTCGCGGAAAAACTGCGGCACGTCTCGGCTGTGGATCCCGACCTCCTCAAGGAATTGGTGATGCAGGATAAAACTCTGGTCGTGTCGAAAGATGGCAAAAACTTCACCGCTATCAAGGTGAGCGGAACAAGATGTTTCTACCTTTTCGGATTTCGCTTCAATTAATGATAGCAACAGGGCGTAGCCAACGCGGGAGATCACGCAAAGGCAAGTTTGGGGCAAAATTGTCGTACTCGACGTCAAATCAAGGCGTTTGCCCCAACTTTTTGCGGCTTGAGCAGTGCCAATAGGAGTCGGGAAGGCGTTTTACATGACGCAGAATTTGAggcgtaataataataattgtaaaaaaaaaaaaaattgattagaATGGtctaatacagcggtgcgcaaactgtggggcgcgcctcCCCTGCCGacggggggtgcggggtttacagaggccccgcgcgcttcacgaaggcacttaaataagtgccgggggagctgcagggcctctgtaaacctaacttaccatggctccggcggcttcctccctgtgttgccatggcaacgcggcggcaaaatgacgctgcgaggtcatgtgacgtcacgttgctatggcaacgtgacgtcattacgccggagcgcgggtaagttggggttggggcgcgggagtgaggggacagccggcaggggggcgcagggaaaaaagtttgcgcccccctggtctaatAGACCGGAaacgattaaaaaaaataaaacaaagaaataatggaaatgtatccaattctgcatctctgtATGGCACAAATTTTTATCTAGTATTTGTGCCACCAAAAATCCGGCAAGTCCAAATGAAAaccttttgtacattagaagtaaACATGAAGAAAACGAAGTAATGCAGAggcggcaaactccagtcctctaggtccatcaacaggtcaggttttcaggatattcagtcttcagcacaggtggctcaatctccgactgagccacctgtgagaTCCAGACTACCCCACACCTGGTGGTGGTCCTTGAGCAGCagagagttggccacccctggaggaGCACATCAAAACTTCCAATCACAATGTATTTCCGTtggtccccctccccctcccggtgTTTTGCCGATGGATTGTACATTGCAGCAACATATACCTCAAATtgcctacattaaaaaaaaaaactcctatgGTAGCCAAACTGAAATTAGGGATTTTGTTTCTAAATACATggttcaattattattattattattttttttttaaacggccaCAGCAGAAGGGTTAATGGTAATTTTCCAACCTGCGGGTAATAAATTGAAAAGCGGTTTTCTGGCAAAATTCACCCaagatgtaaaaaaataaataacaccacTTACACTGAACGGTATCAAACAGATTAGGATTTCGGGAACCAGAATTTTGAGGTGTCTCCAATTGGAAAATCCCTTATAACTAGGAAATGTTTTGCAACTTTGTTTCTGCCAGAAGTGGGTGACAGACCAATCCCTACCCCCCCAGGCAAcccacggcagagagcgtgcacAGGAAGAGGCCGCGCATAAGCAGCCGAATGGTATTACTCTCACAGATAAGCCGCCAACTGCGGAAGAGCGCGCGGCCGCCATACTGGCCGCGACTAAGTCAGAAGGGGCCATTGAGAGGCAACAGATCCTGAGACAAGAGCGTCTCTTTTACGGAGCTTTGATGGGTAGCGAGACAAGGAACGTGGAGTACAAACGGGGGCCAGGGGAGTGTATGTACACCACTCTGAAAGAGTATATGCGCAAACACGTGTGCGCCTTCCTCAACAGCGAGGGGGGCAGTCTGTATGTGGGGGTGGAGGACACCGGGGTGGTGGTGGGACTGGAGCTTGACCACAGAGATGTGGATCGGATACGAGTGCTGGCGGATTCCATCTTTAAAGGGTTCAGGCCGCCGGTGTTTCCGGAGTCGTACAGCCTTGGTTTTATCCCAGTAGTGAAAGCCGGGGACTCTGGTCTGTTTCTAAAGGTGATGAGGCTAACGGTTCACCCGTGCCAGCAGCAGGCGGAGCCCATGCTCTATGAGACGGACAAAGGCAAAGTATATCTGCGGCGAGATGGCAGCGTGGAGGGGCCACTGACAGGAAGTGCGGTGCAGGAGTGGTGTAGGAAGGTGAGGAAGTgacaaggtgtgtggggggggaggggggctatgGAGTAATGGTGACAGAAGAGACCTATGGCTCTCAGAGTCTGTCACTTCTACTGCAGGGTAACAAAGACCAAGGGAagctatggggacatactgtccaccccaccccaccaatgGCCCATGTAGTTTCTGCGAGCAGGGTGAAATGGTGATATAATGGACCTATTACCTACACGCACAGTCAGTCTCCATGACATTGTGTGTATTGTACTCGTAGTCcctctggcaatgaatgggttcatttctttttgtttcctcACCCCAGAAATGGACAACAGAGCTGAAGAAGCGGGAGGAAACGATGGACGTACTGCTGAAGGAGAAAGCGAGTCTTCAGCAGCACATCCGCTCCCTGGAGGAGCAGCAGAGACAGATCGCCAACAGCCCGAAGGTGCAAAGTAAGGCGTGTATCACCATGTGAGCGCACACATTGCACAGCCTGTTACAATAAAAGGAACACCTTGCATGCGCTGCTGAGATGTTAGCTGTGATCGAAATGGCTGGGCTACAGCCCCCTTCTGTCTGGCACTCTGCATTGGGAGGGGCAAACCATTACCCAaatctcccttctgcctgtgtgacACTGCAGGGTGGAGGGACAGACTTCATGAGCCACAGGTCTCTGCTGTCACACCCCAGGGACAGACGTCACCCACACAAAACGTCAGCAGTTGTATTTGTAAAAACACAGCCCACGACAAACTCGCTAATCAGAAGGCCGTTTTAATCTTCACACATTTTAACAGCATCGAATACTTTACCAGTATCTGTTGAATGCAGGGGAGTGGGAACAAAATCATGTTTTTGGTATTAAACAAACAAAACATTATTTAAGCAAATAAATGCCACACCCCCCCCTATATGCATTTTTGCGGCATAGGGGTTAAAGCATCTTGAGAAACGCCGCCCTTCACTCTGGACCCCAAACAGAACAGGCTCTTGCAGTATATTGTTCTAGTTCATGGTTAGAGCAGCTTGGGTAGAGCGAAGTTGAGGTAAGTGCAGAGGCAACAACCCATTCACAGACTGGACCCACTTGACTTCTGCGGAGCCTCCCAACAGTGGTTTCTCTAGTGGCATGAGGACCGTGCCAGTTCTGCTTTGCTGATTTGACATGGCATCAGACCCATGAGCAGTGCCCACGCCAATAACGAGGCGGATGGTAGAGCAGGCGGCTGCGATGTCTGGATTGCTCCGTTAAAAGGGTCAGCCCCATGTGGGTCAAATTGACCCTTCGACCATTAAACCACGTCAGTCTTTTTGCGCCGACGTGGCACCGACCCTGTAACCCACTAAAAATGGCGCGGTCAttgggtcactttgctcctacatggcGCTGACCCCCGAGGGAACATTTTTCAGgtctttaaattaaaaaaaaaaaaagctttcccGTCGCTAcaagtatatacacagtattgcTTTATAATGCAGCATGTTTGGTTTCAAGGCAGGAGACGTGTCACACAGTCTATAAAAGGGTGGCATGAAAAATGTCCCTGCTTTAACCGCAGAGGGGCCAGTGgcacattgcacagcagggggtTGCGGGCTCCCgatggcagtgaatgggttaaataaCACTGATTTCAACAGCCAGAGACGGCATAAGGAAGGGGACCCGGGCGGCAAAAGGAGAGGAAATATTTGTAATATGGGCGATCCTAAAAACAGAACTGGTGAAAGCAATGTATGTGGCAGAGGCTTCTACTTCAAGAGGGACCTAGATTGGGAGACATACACAATTACACATACAGGATATgtaacagtaacacacacacacacacacacacacacacacacacacacacaattgtgtaaagcagggggggggggggggcgcaattttttttagtctgcccccccgcctgctctcccccccccccccccttcgctgcTGGTTTCTGACgaagtcatttgacgctgcgttgccatagtGAGACCAggcgagttacagaggcctcacgcgctccaccggcatttcatttaaatgctttgggaaagagcgcggggcctctgtaagcgccgcgccaccccccagaaaatgttgcacTCCCCTGCTGTATAGTATTTATATTATAATGTACACACCAACATACCCACGCGTTAAACAAATATATAGCCATAGATTTAACGATGGTTACAAGATGCTCAGAGATCACTGCAAAGACATTTGGATCATGAGAAGCAATATAGTacgataacacacacacacacacacacacacacacacacacacacacacacacacattctcacacattctcacacacacacacacacacacattctcacacattctcacacacacacacacatacgataGCAGGAGCGCCCAGAGAGGTGGAACACAAAATCCCTACATTACCTTGCGAGTCGGTATTTATGGCGAGTGATTTGAATTCTGCGATCTCTGTATCCGGAGAGCTGCTTTCGCTTCTGTCGCTGTACGTGTCCCTGCGAGGATTAGCAAAAAAACACAACCACATTACACAGCGGAAGCACAGCCCGTGATTGGCAAACACCATGGTCACACCTTCCAGATGCTTCACCTCTACTAATGTAACATAATGATGGCGGGGACTCTTCACTAGGGCGGCTGCTATGCACGGTCTCAGAACCAGGCCATCCAATGCAGCCGCAATCGCCAACCTTGAAATCTCAGCAGCCCTCCTCGCTCATTTATATCTGCACCGTAATGTGCCCATAATGAGGTAAGTAGTTGCACGTACGTATATACACCTATAGGACCTGTTGTGGTGCTCTTTTGGGGCCAGGTTCAGCCAATGCTGTGAAACCTTCAGACAAGAAATGGAGTATTACAGTGTCCATTTGTCCAACCCCAATTCTGCCCTGTCTCGgtcagacaaggtaaatgggacTGGGAGAACAGGGGGTGCGAGCTCCCACCTGTGCAAATGAATGTAACGGCGAACAAAAAGGGAGCAGCCCGCGGAAATCAGCGCAACACGATTACAACGAGACTTTAAAACAGGATTTAAAAATACCTACGAATTGCAGcttattttttgaagtgaaacttctttagtggcacctattctgattgagtaaaacgggagagttgggggcgaaatgtgaaacggaagtgacgtcacggccccccccccctcgcatctaCTGTGAccctatcgccgccgccgctcctaacagccaccgctcccccccacacacacccgctgtgacatgcggcggtcctaacggccgccgttacccccacacgtcagctgccatgggtatagcaagatggctgccgcagagcttccggtgctagaTTGAAAGGTGTAGCAAGCGCGGGGATTTTAAATCAGACTCagtgagccgctgctcagcctctcacctccctccccttccctgtgtcccgctgactgagcgctgcCGGGGccagaggagaggagcccagggatcatagAGGGTAACCGAGAGGAAGCAGAGCGGTGTGTCGCTGACATGCTGAATTGCCGATGGacaggaagggaggagggagggaggagatcgGACCTGGCAACGATGTCCACATTAAAGGATATCAAAAGGAAGAataggctggggagagggatatcacattgaaaacatcacagtcctagtgattctgtgtgtgcagtgagtagcagGACAGGGCAGAAGTGGATGTGCATTCCCTGCCCTTGCAGCCAGCCgttcagtgcctgtgtgtgtatgaataaggtagtcagtgtcaaatgctgcttctgatggtgagatatactgtagctgcatgcagctcctggtgtcctgtgctctctgctaataTGCACTGAAGGAACCATCCAGACTGGCATGAGCCTTCAGCAGAACAATTAAAGACTGTCAAACAGGACACACTAAACACTGGAAATCTCAGTGCTAGTAAATACTCAGGGATAAGGAAAATAGCAAGGTATCTGTATGACAAATCTCAACTGTCAACCCAAATGAAATATAACATTCTTCTGTGTACTGGAAATATCTGATCTATACAAAGTCAGCAATATATCAGATTGTAAAATGCAGTGGTCACAGTACTAATACAACCTCAGTGGTGCTGTGCTTGAGTGCAAGAGAGAGCACAGTTATTTGAGCAAAGGACACTATAATAATGGTACTAATTTTACAAACATGGTGTATTCATGCAGAATATAAAGGGTGAGACTATTTGTAAAAcacatctcagtcacacgcacacgcacacgcagtcacccgcacacgcagtcaccggcacacgcagtcacagtcacacgcagtctCAGTCACCGGCACACTCAGTCACCGGCACACTCAGTCACCGGCACACTCAGTCACCGGCACACTCAGTCACCGGCACACTCAGTCACCGGCACACTCAGTCACCGGCACACTCAGTCACCGGCACACTCAGTCACCGGCACACTCAGTCACCGGCACACTCAGTCACCGGCACACTCAGTCACCGGCACACTCAGTCACCGGCACACTCAGTCACCGGCACACTCAGTCACCGGCACACTCAGTCACCGGCACACTCAGTCACCGGCACACTCAGTCACCGGCACACTCAGTCACCGGCACACTCAGTCACCGGCACACTCAGTCACCGGCACACTCAGTCACCGGCACACTCAGTCACCGGCACACTCAGTCACcggcacactcagtcacccgcacactcagtcacccgcacactcagtcaccaGCACAATCGCAGtcgcagtcacccgcacactcagtcacccgcacacgCAGTCACCAGCACAATCGCAGTCGCAGTCACCCGCAGTCACCCGCAGTCaaccgcacactcagtcacccgcacacacgaggaattcacacttagtgcaaatagctaatacaggggatgtgtgccgagcacgcgcattctaagtcaaatttatttgcgttttgtcaatgaaattgtattttgatttttaattaaaacatcaccaacacaaatacaatttctgtgacaaaagtcaaagaagtttcacttactatgcgcgtgcacagaacacacagcttttttttctccTGAAAATGTGTGGATCACCCCGATtttaaacacttaaaaaaaacaaagtcaCTTTCATGGGTTCATTTTGGTTCTAGAAGGAACGGTCACTAATATTAGTGTTTCAACACAGCAGTAACTTTTTGGGAAGCAGAATTGGGGTTTTCAGCAGCCTGCTGTTGCATCCTCCTGCGCTGATAATCGGCACTATAAAAAGGGCACTCCAATTGCCTATGAATGACCGTGGTGCAGACTTGTGTCGCTGGATCCTCTTACCTGGGGGAGAGTCTGCAGCCTCTCTCTAAATACTGGGTGAGCCTCCCCGCGGAAGCCAGGAGCAGGCCAAAGTATGGAGGGGAGGGTTTGATGGGCCGGGAAGTGAATTCGGGATGATACTGAACGCCGACAAAATACGGATGATCTGTACGAGGCGAAACCAGAGAGAAAGATGCATTCAATTTCTCACCATTTTACTGAATGACATATTT contains:
- the LOC142483593 gene encoding CTP synthase 1-A-like → MEVLELEDHPYFVGVQYHPEFTSRPIKPSPPYFGLLLASAGRLTQYLERGCRLSPRDTYSDRSESSSPDTEIAEFKSLAINTDSQGPS
- the LOC142483592 gene encoding uncharacterized protein LOC142483592; this encodes MEEPIHEDPTPLLVYVGPLNRLYTSEVLRCLLREALCGVGISVQRQDIEVQRMGRFVCAAVRLGENTTYQTVAEKLRHVSAVDPDLLKELVMQDKTLVVSKDGKNFTAIKVMRLTVHPCQQQAEPMLYETDKGKVYLRRDGSVEGPLTGSAVQEWCRKKWTTELKKREETMDVLLKEKASLQQHIRSLEEQQRQIANSPKVQSKACITM